In Planctomycetia bacterium, one DNA window encodes the following:
- a CDS encoding twin-arginine translocase TatA/TatE family subunit, which yields MLAFLGNLGPWELIVIGIVALLLFGKRLPEVGRSLGRGIVEFKKGLRETGDEINAAGNTTGSDTARPAKSADKPMD from the coding sequence ATGCTGGCGTTTCTGGGAAATCTGGGCCCGTGGGAGTTGATCGTCATCGGCATTGTCGCGCTGCTTCTTTTCGGCAAGCGCCTGCCGGAAGTGGGCCGATCCCTGGGGCGTGGGATCGTCGAATTCAAAAAAGGCCTGCGTGAGACGGGCGATGAGATCAACGCCGCCGGGAACACGACGGGATCCGACACCGCGCGGCCTGCCAAGTCGGCGGATAAGCCGATGGACTAA